From a region of the Candidatus Pelagibacter sp. FZCC0015 genome:
- a CDS encoding dihydroneopterin aldolase — protein sequence MKKNNLKIVKIDKNKSLFNYEKKILINELILDLKLGYYDFEKEKPQKVKFSLEIDYEDKKPSSDKDIKSIVNYGTIVKLITKLVKKKHYNFLETLAEAVFDELFKDKRIAKIMLKIEKLEILKQCSSVGIQITKKRSHDKL from the coding sequence ATGAAAAAGAACAATTTAAAAATTGTTAAAATAGATAAAAATAAAAGCTTATTTAATTATGAGAAAAAAATCCTAATTAACGAATTAATCTTGGATTTAAAACTTGGTTATTACGATTTTGAAAAAGAAAAACCACAAAAAGTTAAATTTAGTCTTGAAATAGACTATGAAGACAAAAAACCTTCAAGCGATAAAGATATCAAATCCATTGTTAATTATGGAACTATAGTAAAATTAATTACGAAACTTGTAAAAAAGAAACATTATAATTTCCTAGAAACTTTAGCAGAAGCTGTTTTTGACGAATTATTTAAAGACAAAAGGATTGCTAAAATAATGTTGAAAATTGAAAAATTAGAAATTTTAAAACAGTGTTCATCTGTTGGTATTCAAATTACCAAAAAGAGAAGCCATGATAAGCTCTGA
- a CDS encoding response regulator, producing the protein MDKFIAHILVVDDDDGIRSLVKKYLNENKFLVTTAENAENASEKIKIIKFDLIVLDIMMPGKSGLEFLKENKKKLDTPVILLTAKGEASERVEGLEIGADDYLPKPFEPKELILRIQNILNKTIKTDQKRVIEFANVKIDLNKLLIFKSDKEFKINATEKTILEKMINNPGKTFSREDIGQLINLDKERSIDVIITRLRKKIEIDPKNPKFLQTIRGAGYVLWIE; encoded by the coding sequence ATGGATAAGTTTATTGCACATATACTAGTGGTTGATGATGATGATGGAATTAGATCTCTTGTAAAAAAGTATTTAAATGAAAATAAATTTTTAGTCACTACTGCTGAAAATGCAGAAAATGCATCAGAGAAAATAAAAATAATTAAGTTTGATTTAATAGTTTTGGATATCATGATGCCTGGTAAAAGTGGGCTTGAATTTTTAAAAGAGAATAAAAAAAAATTAGATACACCAGTTATACTTCTCACTGCCAAAGGTGAAGCAAGTGAAAGAGTTGAAGGCTTAGAGATTGGTGCTGATGATTATTTACCGAAACCATTTGAACCAAAAGAATTAATTCTAAGAATACAGAACATATTAAATAAAACTATCAAAACAGATCAGAAAAGGGTGATAGAATTTGCAAATGTAAAAATTGATTTGAATAAACTTTTAATATTTAAAAGTGATAAAGAATTTAAGATTAATGCAACGGAAAAAACTATTTTAGAAAAAATGATTAATAACCCAGGCAAAACATTTTCTAGGGAAGATATTGGTCAATTAATCAATTTAGATAAAGAGAGATCAATAGATGTTATTATTACTCGGCTTAGAAAAAAAATTGAAATTGATCCAAAAAATCCAAAATTTTTGCAAACAATAAGAGGTGCGGGATATGTTCTCTGGATTGAGTGA
- the uvrB gene encoding excinuclease ABC subunit UvrB codes for MENTYQDLITDIQSKNPKIGEKLEGGKKFKIKSDFKPAGDQPEAIKKLVNGANKDQFNQVLLGVTGSGKTFTMAKVIEATNRPALILAPNKTLAAQLYGEMKTFFPDNAVEYFVSYYDYYTPEAYVPRSDTYIEKEASINEQIDRMRHSATRSLLERDDVLIVASVSCIYGLGSVEAYSKMTLTLQKNYDYNREEIIKSLVALQYKRNDQNFYRGTFRARGEYLEIFPSHLEDRAWRLCLFGDKLEQIEEFDPLTGDKVRELSLVKVYANSHYITPKPTIEQAVINIKKELEVTLKKHRAENKLLEAQRLEERTKFDLEMIEATGSCAGIENYSRFLSGRKPGEPPPTLFEYFPDNTLIFVDECHVTVPQLNGMYKGDRSRKSTLAEYGFRLPSCMDNRPLKFEEWDLMRTQTVFVSATPGPWELEQTKGQFIDQVIRPTGLIDPPVEIRPAKNQVDDLMHECKRVIENNHRVLVTTLTKKMAEDLTEYLHENGIKVRYLHSDIDTLERIEIMRDLRMGVFDVLVGINLLREGLDIPECALVGILDADKEGFLRSETSLIQTIGRAARNVDGKVVLYADKETKSIKKAIAETDRRRKIQLAYNKKHKIDAKSVKKEISDILESVYEKDYVKVSEGSNVGGNLKKHLKALDKKMKESASNLEFEEAAKIRDEIRKLESTELEITLNPKIRQYDVKNKLYPKGRSTMGMPGTKVTKKRDKKWKHGK; via the coding sequence ATGGAAAATACTTATCAAGATTTAATTACAGATATTCAGAGTAAAAATCCTAAAATTGGTGAAAAACTAGAGGGTGGAAAAAAATTCAAAATTAAATCTGATTTTAAACCTGCTGGTGATCAGCCTGAAGCGATTAAAAAATTAGTAAATGGTGCTAACAAAGATCAATTTAATCAAGTTTTGCTTGGTGTAACGGGATCTGGAAAAACTTTTACAATGGCTAAAGTAATTGAAGCTACTAATAGACCTGCCTTGATTTTAGCTCCAAACAAAACTCTTGCTGCTCAACTTTATGGGGAAATGAAAACCTTTTTTCCAGACAATGCTGTTGAATATTTCGTTTCATATTATGACTATTACACTCCAGAGGCTTATGTGCCGAGATCAGACACATATATAGAGAAAGAAGCCTCTATAAATGAACAAATTGATAGAATGAGGCACTCAGCAACTAGATCTCTTTTAGAAAGAGATGATGTTTTAATTGTAGCAAGTGTTTCATGTATCTATGGATTAGGTTCAGTTGAAGCGTACAGTAAAATGACGCTAACTCTTCAAAAAAATTATGACTACAACAGAGAAGAAATAATCAAATCTCTAGTTGCTCTACAATATAAAAGAAATGATCAAAATTTTTATAGAGGAACATTTAGAGCAAGAGGAGAATATTTAGAAATATTTCCTTCACATTTAGAAGATAGAGCTTGGAGACTTTGTCTATTTGGAGATAAATTAGAACAGATAGAAGAGTTTGATCCGTTAACTGGTGATAAAGTAAGAGAATTAAGTTTAGTAAAAGTTTATGCAAATAGTCACTACATCACTCCTAAGCCTACAATCGAACAAGCAGTAATTAATATAAAAAAAGAATTAGAAGTAACTTTAAAGAAACATCGTGCTGAAAATAAATTATTAGAAGCACAGAGATTAGAAGAAAGAACTAAATTTGATCTTGAAATGATTGAAGCCACAGGTTCTTGTGCTGGTATTGAAAACTATTCAAGGTTTTTGTCAGGAAGAAAACCAGGAGAGCCTCCTCCCACTCTTTTTGAATACTTTCCAGATAACACTTTAATATTTGTAGATGAGTGTCACGTTACAGTACCTCAGCTTAATGGAATGTATAAAGGTGATAGATCAAGAAAAAGCACTTTAGCAGAATACGGATTCAGACTTCCTTCGTGTATGGATAATAGACCATTAAAATTTGAAGAATGGGATTTAATGAGAACTCAAACTGTATTTGTTTCCGCAACTCCTGGGCCATGGGAACTAGAACAAACAAAAGGTCAGTTTATAGACCAGGTAATTAGACCAACAGGATTAATTGATCCTCCTGTAGAAATAAGACCTGCAAAAAATCAAGTGGATGATTTAATGCATGAATGTAAAAGAGTTATAGAAAATAATCATAGAGTATTAGTAACAACACTCACTAAAAAAATGGCTGAAGATTTAACGGAATATCTTCATGAGAACGGTATAAAGGTAAGGTACCTCCACTCAGATATTGATACATTAGAAAGAATTGAAATCATGAGAGATCTAAGAATGGGTGTATTTGATGTTTTAGTTGGAATTAACTTATTAAGGGAGGGATTAGATATTCCTGAATGTGCTTTAGTTGGAATTTTAGATGCTGATAAAGAAGGTTTTTTAAGATCTGAAACATCTTTAATTCAAACTATAGGAAGAGCAGCTAGAAATGTTGATGGTAAAGTAGTTTTATATGCAGACAAGGAGACGAAAAGTATAAAAAAAGCAATTGCAGAAACTGATCGAAGAAGAAAAATTCAGTTAGCTTACAATAAGAAACACAAGATAGATGCAAAATCGGTAAAAAAAGAAATCAGTGACATTCTAGAAAGTGTTTATGAAAAAGACTACGTTAAAGTAAGCGAAGGGTCTAATGTCGGAGGAAATCTTAAAAAACACCTTAAAGCCCTAGATAAAAAAATGAAAGAGTCAGCATCTAATTTAGAGTTTGAAGAAGCTGCTAAAATACGAGATGAGATAAGAAAATTAGAAAGCACTGAATTAGAAATTACATTAAATCCAAAAATAAGGCAGTATGACGTAAAAAATAAGCTTTATCCAAAAGGTAGATCAACTATGGGTATGCCAGGAACTAAAGTTACAAAAAAAAGAGATAAGAAATGGAAGCACGGAAAATAA
- a CDS encoding SDR family oxidoreductase has protein sequence MEARKIIITGGATRMGAAIARKLSGPNIEILIHYNKSKLKAEKLKKELSSKGTKVYLVKGDLSKETDIKKIIKFAKSKLKNFDCLVNNASLFENDKLENFSLDSWSKHLRTNLRAPALLTKEFAKNVKGKNNNIINIIDQRVFKLTPYFFSYTLSKTGLYTLTKTSAMSLAPNIRVNAIAPGPTIKNQRQSEKHFKKQYLATPLKRQVDVEQICNAVDFFIKNISITGQVLAIDSGQNLNWQTPDVMGKE, from the coding sequence ATGGAAGCACGGAAAATAATTATTACTGGTGGAGCTACTCGAATGGGTGCTGCAATTGCAAGAAAGTTATCTGGTCCAAATATTGAAATCTTAATCCATTATAATAAATCAAAATTAAAAGCAGAAAAATTAAAAAAAGAGTTATCTAGTAAAGGCACAAAAGTATACTTAGTTAAAGGTGATTTAAGCAAAGAAACTGATATAAAAAAAATAATTAAATTTGCAAAATCAAAACTAAAAAATTTTGATTGTCTTGTTAACAATGCCTCCTTATTTGAAAATGATAAATTGGAAAATTTTTCATTGGATAGTTGGAGTAAGCATTTAAGAACCAATTTAAGAGCGCCTGCACTATTGACGAAAGAATTTGCTAAAAATGTTAAAGGCAAAAATAATAATATTATAAATATTATTGATCAAAGAGTGTTCAAATTAACTCCTTACTTTTTTTCATACACTCTTAGCAAAACTGGTTTGTATACTTTAACAAAAACTAGCGCTATGAGTTTAGCTCCAAATATAAGAGTAAACGCAATTGCACCTGGACCCACTATAAAAAATCAAAGACAGTCTGAAAAACATTTCAAAAAGCAATATTTAGCAACACCTCTTAAAAGACAAGTTGATGTGGAACAAATATGTAATGCTGTTGACTTTTTTATTAAAAATATATCTATTACTGGTCAAGTTTTGGCTATTGATAGTGGTCAAAATCTTAACTGGCAAACACCAGATGTAATGGGTAAAGAATGA
- a CDS encoding MarR family winged helix-turn-helix transcriptional regulator, which produces MKELLYLKDDQLKDLIEKLFVSYRETFSDSKKILDRYSIGLAHHKVIHLLSMYEGISISELLKRLKVTKQSLNRVLKDLIKLEIVIFKKDDQDTRVKHVFLNDKGKKIFNEIFNLQKKRIYNALLNSSSEEVINFDNVLSKIING; this is translated from the coding sequence ATGAAAGAACTTTTATATTTAAAAGATGACCAACTTAAAGATCTAATTGAAAAACTATTCGTAAGCTATAGAGAAACCTTTTCTGACTCTAAAAAAATATTAGATAGATATTCAATTGGTTTAGCACACCATAAAGTAATTCATTTACTGTCAATGTATGAAGGGATCTCAATTTCTGAGCTGCTTAAGAGATTAAAAGTAACAAAACAAAGCTTAAATCGTGTTCTCAAAGATTTGATTAAACTTGAAATCGTCATTTTTAAAAAAGATGACCAAGATACTAGAGTAAAGCATGTTTTTCTTAATGATAAAGGTAAAAAAATTTTTAATGAAATTTTCAATTTACAAAAAAAGAGAATTTATAATGCTTTATTAAATTCAAGTTCTGAAGAGGTTATTAATTTTGATAATGTACTAAGTAAAATAATTAATGGATAA
- a CDS encoding NAD(P)H-binding protein yields the protein MKTALVFGSSGLVGGHLVNQLILNSNYSKIKIFVRSKIEPINPKIEIIDTNFNDLEKYRNDIKGEDCFFCIGTTRKNSPNKNEYERVELNIPTQIAQIAKSNSIKSFFFVSSGYADPKSSGDYLKFKGLVEQEIKNQNFDKIGIMRPSFLLGNRKEKRIGEKFGIILFKLLTPILVGPLRKMRPIRAEIVAKAMVKLANENINQSIFESNEIAELVR from the coding sequence ATGAAAACAGCCCTAGTGTTTGGTTCATCGGGTTTAGTTGGTGGGCATCTTGTTAATCAACTTATCCTGAATTCAAACTACTCAAAAATAAAGATTTTTGTTCGTTCAAAAATAGAACCTATTAATCCAAAAATTGAAATTATTGATACTAATTTTAATGATTTAGAAAAGTATAGAAATGATATTAAAGGTGAAGACTGTTTTTTTTGTATTGGTACAACAAGAAAAAATTCACCTAATAAAAATGAATATGAAAGAGTTGAACTCAATATTCCTACACAAATTGCCCAAATTGCTAAATCAAATTCAATTAAATCATTTTTTTTCGTTTCATCTGGTTATGCAGATCCAAAAAGTTCAGGTGATTATTTAAAATTCAAAGGATTAGTTGAACAAGAAATTAAAAATCAAAATTTTGATAAAATTGGGATCATGAGACCATCTTTTTTATTGGGAAATAGAAAAGAAAAAAGAATAGGTGAAAAATTTGGTATAATATTATTTAAATTGTTAACTCCAATATTAGTTGGGCCTTTAAGAAAAATGAGACCAATTAGGGCAGAAATAGTCGCCAAAGCAATGGTAAAGTTGGCAAATGAAAATATTAATCAAAGTATATTTGAATCAAATGAGATTGCTGAATTAGTGAGATAG
- the pgsA gene encoding CDP-diacylglycerol--glycerol-3-phosphate 3-phosphatidyltransferase, which translates to MLKKIPNILTIGRIIIVPFFVLAFYLPGFYGDLTALILFIIASFTDFLDGMLARMFGVESKLGELLDPIADKIIVATALILLVMDGTIRNYEVIAAIIILTREILISGLREFLAKGKIKLPVSNLAKLKTVLQMVSIALLLSGDTGNKIINFQDYNAQTIGIILLWLSAALTLFTAYDYMRKGIDHAMSEDSKD; encoded by the coding sequence ATGCTAAAAAAAATTCCAAACATATTAACGATAGGGCGAATAATAATTGTTCCTTTTTTTGTTTTAGCTTTTTATCTTCCAGGATTTTATGGTGATCTTACTGCTTTAATATTATTTATTATTGCATCATTTACAGACTTCTTGGATGGTATGTTGGCTAGAATGTTTGGAGTAGAGTCAAAACTGGGTGAATTATTAGATCCTATAGCTGATAAAATCATTGTTGCTACAGCATTAATACTTTTGGTTATGGATGGGACAATCAGAAATTATGAAGTAATTGCAGCAATAATAATTCTTACAAGAGAAATTTTAATTTCAGGTTTGAGAGAATTTTTAGCAAAGGGAAAAATAAAACTTCCTGTTTCAAACCTTGCTAAACTTAAAACAGTATTACAAATGGTATCAATTGCTCTTTTATTGTCTGGAGATACTGGAAATAAAATAATTAATTTCCAAGATTATAATGCTCAAACTATAGGTATAATTCTTTTGTGGTTATCGGCTGCTTTAACACTTTTTACTGCATATGATTATATGCGAAAAGGTATTGATCATGCTATGTCTGAAGACAGTAAAGATTAG
- a CDS encoding branched-chain amino acid aminotransferase, producing MIPYDKRSGKIWYNNELVDWADVKLHVLSHGMHYASCVFEGERVYDGSIFKLEEHTARFFHSARRMGFEIPYTEEEINNASNKIIATQKVENGYVRPVAWRGSEMMAISAQQTKIHVAIATWEWGSYFDPKLKVEGIRLNISNWRRPAPNTIPWDTKASGLYMICTLSKHEAEKQGYTDSLMLDHEGNIAEATGANIFFKDKNGEIHTPIPDSFLDGITRRTVIGIAKSKNIKVHERKISPTELPNFVGCFLTGTAAEVTPVSCIAENQFKVCDIIIDLNESYQALVRKKKAA from the coding sequence ATGATACCTTACGATAAGCGATCTGGAAAAATATGGTACAACAACGAATTAGTTGATTGGGCTGACGTTAAACTACATGTTTTAAGCCATGGTATGCACTACGCTAGTTGTGTATTTGAGGGTGAGAGAGTTTATGATGGTTCAATTTTCAAATTAGAAGAGCACACAGCTAGATTTTTTCATTCTGCAAGAAGAATGGGTTTTGAAATTCCATATACAGAAGAAGAAATCAATAATGCATCCAATAAAATTATAGCAACCCAAAAAGTAGAAAATGGTTATGTAAGACCTGTTGCTTGGAGAGGTAGTGAGATGATGGCTATTTCTGCGCAACAAACAAAAATACATGTTGCGATTGCAACATGGGAATGGGGATCATATTTTGATCCTAAACTTAAAGTAGAAGGAATAAGATTAAATATTTCAAATTGGAGAAGACCAGCACCTAATACAATACCGTGGGATACAAAGGCGTCAGGTCTTTACATGATTTGTACACTCTCAAAACATGAGGCAGAAAAGCAAGGATATACAGATTCTTTAATGCTTGATCATGAAGGGAATATTGCTGAAGCAACTGGAGCAAATATTTTTTTCAAAGATAAAAATGGAGAAATTCACACTCCAATACCAGATTCTTTTTTAGATGGTATTACAAGAAGAACAGTAATTGGAATTGCAAAATCAAAAAATATAAAAGTACATGAGAGAAAAATTAGTCCAACTGAATTACCTAATTTTGTTGGATGTTTTTTAACAGGAACAGCAGCAGAGGTAACACCAGTTTCTTGTATTGCTGAAAATCAATTTAAAGTTTGTGATATTATTATTGATTTGAATGAAAGTTATCAGGCATTAGTTAGGAAGAAAAAAGCAGCCTAA
- a CDS encoding pyridoxal phosphate-dependent aminotransferase, giving the protein MSIISDSLKKIKPSPTIAVTQKARELKAAGKDVIGLGAGEPDFDTPDNIKQAAIKAINDGDTKYTAVDGTPALKKAIVEKFKKENNLDYTTDQITVGAGGKHVIYNAMMATLNEGDEVIVPAPYWVSYPDMVLLAGGKPVIMECDEKQGFKINPIDLEKFITPKTKWIILNSPSNPTGACYSEQDIKAIAAILEKHNHVYILSDDIYEHVTYEGFKFFTIAQINSLKDRVLTMNGVSKAYSMTGWRIGYAAGPKDIVKAIAKIQSQSTTNPSSISQAAAVEALSGTQDFIKKRANSFQERRDFVVNALNAIDGIECLNPDGAFYVFPSCKGLMGKKDPNGNEIKSDTDFVQSLLENSGIAVVQGSAFGLEGFFRISYATSMENLKKAMDKISIFCKSLN; this is encoded by the coding sequence ATGAGCATAATATCAGACAGTTTAAAGAAGATTAAACCATCGCCTACTATTGCTGTTACTCAAAAAGCAAGAGAATTAAAAGCTGCTGGAAAAGATGTTATTGGATTAGGCGCAGGGGAACCAGATTTTGATACTCCAGATAACATTAAGCAAGCAGCTATAAAAGCTATTAACGATGGTGATACAAAATACACGGCAGTAGATGGTACTCCAGCATTGAAAAAAGCGATTGTAGAAAAATTTAAAAAAGAAAATAATTTAGATTATACAACTGATCAAATTACAGTTGGTGCTGGTGGTAAGCATGTAATTTATAATGCAATGATGGCCACATTAAACGAAGGTGATGAAGTTATAGTTCCTGCTCCTTATTGGGTTTCTTACCCAGATATGGTTTTATTAGCTGGAGGAAAACCAGTGATAATGGAATGTGATGAAAAACAAGGTTTTAAAATAAATCCAATTGATCTTGAAAAATTTATAACTCCAAAAACTAAATGGATTATTCTTAATTCTCCTTCAAACCCAACTGGAGCATGTTATTCAGAGCAAGATATCAAAGCAATCGCAGCTATCTTAGAAAAACATAATCATGTGTATATTTTGAGCGATGATATTTATGAGCACGTGACTTATGAAGGTTTTAAATTTTTTACAATTGCTCAAATTAATAGTTTAAAAGATAGAGTGCTTACAATGAATGGTGTAAGTAAAGCTTACTCAATGACAGGCTGGAGAATAGGGTATGCAGCTGGTCCAAAAGACATTGTTAAAGCTATTGCTAAAATTCAATCACAATCAACAACTAATCCTTCTTCCATTAGCCAAGCCGCTGCAGTTGAGGCACTAAGTGGAACACAAGACTTTATAAAGAAAAGAGCAAACTCTTTTCAGGAGAGAAGAGATTTTGTGGTTAATGCTTTAAATGCAATAGATGGAATTGAATGCCTAAATCCAGATGGAGCGTTTTATGTTTTCCCAAGTTGCAAAGGTTTAATGGGCAAAAAAGATCCTAATGGTAATGAAATTAAATCTGATACTGATTTTGTTCAATCATTATTAGAGAATAGTGGGATCGCTGTAGTCCAAGGCTCTGCATTTGGTTTGGAAGGTTTTTTTAGAATTTCATATGCAACTTCAATGGAAAATTTAAAAAAAGCAATGGATAAAATATCTATTTTTTGTAAATCCTTAAATTAA
- the trxB gene encoding thioredoxin-disulfide reductase yields the protein MSQNPTKHTKVLIIGSGPAGYTAAVYAARAMLNPILVYGSEPGGQLTTTTDVENFPGFAEVIQGPWLMDQMKEQAKAVGTEMIEDHIGSVNLKSTPFEAIGDSGQKYTADSIIISTGAQARWLNLKSEQEYRGFGVSACATCDGFFFKDKEVAVVGGGNAAVEEAMFLTKFASKVKLIHRRDSLRAEKMLQKKLMENKKIEIIWDSVVEDVLGDQEPKNVKGIKIKNLKTDKTEELKLDGLFIAIGHDPATSLFKDQLKMDNEGYLITKPDSTETNIPGVYAAGDVKDKTFRQAVTAAGMGCMAALEAEKFLSH from the coding sequence ATGAGTCAAAATCCAACTAAACACACAAAAGTGTTAATAATTGGATCTGGTCCTGCCGGATACACAGCAGCAGTTTATGCGGCTCGAGCGATGTTAAATCCAATTTTAGTTTATGGTTCTGAACCTGGTGGACAATTAACAACAACTACTGATGTTGAAAATTTTCCAGGATTTGCTGAAGTTATTCAAGGTCCATGGTTGATGGATCAAATGAAAGAACAAGCAAAAGCAGTTGGAACTGAAATGATTGAAGATCATATTGGTTCGGTAAATTTAAAATCTACTCCGTTTGAGGCTATAGGCGATAGTGGGCAAAAATATACTGCTGATAGCATAATTATTTCTACAGGAGCTCAGGCTAGATGGTTAAATCTGAAATCTGAACAAGAATATAGAGGATTTGGTGTTTCTGCGTGTGCTACTTGTGATGGTTTTTTCTTTAAAGATAAAGAGGTTGCTGTTGTTGGAGGAGGTAACGCAGCTGTTGAAGAAGCGATGTTCCTTACAAAGTTTGCATCCAAAGTTAAATTAATTCATAGAAGAGATAGTTTGAGAGCTGAAAAAATGCTTCAAAAAAAATTAATGGAAAATAAAAAAATTGAAATTATTTGGGACTCTGTTGTTGAAGACGTATTGGGAGATCAAGAACCTAAAAATGTTAAAGGCATTAAAATTAAAAATTTAAAAACAGATAAAACTGAAGAATTAAAACTAGATGGATTGTTTATAGCTATTGGACATGATCCAGCAACTTCACTATTCAAAGATCAACTTAAGATGGATAATGAGGGGTATTTAATTACTAAACCAGATTCTACTGAAACAAATATTCCTGGAGTTTATGCTGCGGGAGATGTAAAAGACAAAACATTTAGACAAGCCGTTACAGCTGCAGGAATGGGTTGTATGGCAGCATTAGAAGCTGAAAAATTCCTATCTCACTAA
- the uvrC gene encoding excinuclease ABC subunit UvrC has translation MISSEIGKEVIKKELPLVPKLPGVYRMLNEKNEILYVGKAKNLPNRLKSYVSEKNHIIRTERMLSQTRKLEITTTSNESEALLLEANLIKKHKPKFNILLRDDKSFPFIFIGNKDKWPQIKRHRGKKTKEGFYFGPFASAGSANWTIKMIQKIFHLRVCDDTVFKNRERPCILYQIKRCSGPCVGYVKKEEYNQTVEDAIEFVSGKSRKIQKNLSNQMEKASEDLDFEKAVILRDRIKALNIIQSSQRINEANLVEADVIAGYKESGKTCIQVFFYRSKQNWGNQAFFPKHDPDEKFSEILNSFVSQFYENKSVPSSVILSEEIKEKVLIEKTLTQKEGKQINISVAKKGSKLKVINQAIKNAKDSLNRKLYESQNNKELFDAVAKKFNLETNINLIEVYDNSHIQGTNSVGALIAYGDEGFIKKRYRKFNIKHKKNEQDDYGMMREVLNRRFKRAVQEKDNYLTFPDLVLVDGGKGQYSVARESLNELGLHDIPIIAIAKGKFRNSGNETFFHNGKEYKFTRNDPTLFFLQRIRDESHRFAISAHRAKRKKGISKSLLDQIEGIGTIRKRALLNHFGSARSVESASLDEIKSVEGVEEKVAKKIYNFFHE, from the coding sequence ATGATAAGCTCTGAAATAGGAAAAGAAGTAATTAAAAAAGAGCTACCTCTAGTCCCAAAACTTCCAGGCGTATACAGAATGCTTAATGAAAAGAATGAAATTCTTTATGTGGGTAAAGCAAAAAATTTACCAAATAGATTAAAGAGTTATGTTTCAGAAAAAAATCATATAATTAGAACTGAACGAATGTTGTCTCAAACAAGAAAATTAGAGATAACAACAACATCTAATGAAAGTGAAGCTTTACTACTAGAAGCAAATTTAATTAAAAAACATAAACCAAAATTTAATATCCTTTTACGTGATGATAAGTCATTTCCATTTATATTTATTGGTAATAAAGATAAATGGCCTCAAATAAAAAGACATAGAGGAAAAAAAACAAAAGAAGGTTTTTACTTTGGACCTTTTGCCTCTGCTGGTTCAGCTAATTGGACAATTAAAATGATACAAAAAATTTTTCATTTAAGAGTTTGTGATGACACCGTTTTCAAAAACAGAGAAAGACCTTGTATTTTATATCAAATAAAAAGATGTTCTGGACCTTGTGTAGGATATGTAAAAAAAGAGGAATACAATCAAACAGTAGAAGATGCTATTGAATTTGTTTCAGGCAAATCTAGGAAAATTCAAAAAAATCTTTCTAACCAAATGGAAAAGGCAAGTGAGGATCTTGATTTTGAAAAAGCTGTAATTTTAAGAGATAGAATTAAAGCATTAAACATAATTCAATCTTCACAGAGAATTAATGAAGCAAACTTAGTTGAGGCAGATGTTATTGCTGGATATAAAGAATCTGGAAAAACTTGTATTCAAGTATTTTTTTATAGATCAAAACAAAATTGGGGCAATCAAGCTTTTTTCCCAAAACACGATCCAGATGAAAAGTTTAGTGAAATCCTTAATTCATTTGTTTCTCAATTTTATGAAAATAAAAGTGTTCCTTCATCAGTTATCCTTTCAGAAGAAATAAAGGAAAAAGTACTAATTGAAAAAACACTGACACAAAAAGAAGGTAAACAAATAAATATTTCAGTTGCGAAAAAAGGATCAAAACTAAAAGTAATTAATCAAGCAATTAAAAACGCAAAGGATAGTCTAAATAGAAAACTTTATGAAAGTCAGAACAATAAAGAATTGTTTGATGCAGTGGCTAAAAAATTTAATTTAGAAACCAATATAAACTTAATCGAGGTTTATGATAATAGTCATATTCAAGGCACAAATAGTGTTGGCGCTTTAATAGCCTACGGCGATGAAGGATTTATCAAAAAAAGATATAGAAAATTTAATATTAAGCATAAAAAAAATGAGCAAGACGACTATGGAATGATGAGAGAGGTATTAAATAGAAGGTTCAAAAGAGCAGTTCAAGAAAAAGATAATTACCTTACTTTTCCTGATTTGGTTCTAGTAGATGGGGGGAAAGGTCAATATTCAGTCGCTAGAGAGAGCCTTAATGAATTAGGACTTCACGACATTCCAATTATTGCAATAGCAAAAGGTAAATTTAGAAATAGTGGAAATGAAACTTTTTTTCACAATGGCAAAGAATATAAATTCACTAGAAATGACCCTACTCTATTTTTTCTTCAAAGAATAAGAGATGAATCACATAGATTTGCTATAAGCGCTCATAGAGCAAAGAGAAAAAAAGGTATAAGCAAATCTCTGTTAGATCAAATAGAGGGGATTGGGACTATAAGAAAAAGAGCTTTATTGAACCATTTTGGATCTGCAAGATCAGTTGAGTCTGCTAGCTTAGATGAAATAAAATCTGTAGAAGGTGTTGAAGAAAAAGTAGCAAAAAAGATATATAACTTTTTCCACGAATAA